A DNA window from Bradyrhizobium barranii subsp. barranii contains the following coding sequences:
- the fliM gene encoding flagellar motor switch protein FliM, which produces MAGTDQPDQDAIAAQWEASLDSEDPAEAAKAAAENELSETMALQWAAMVEDGSRDLGAGKNSGERVLSQEEIDNLLGFAVGDVTLDDHSGIRAIIDSAMVSYERLPMLEIVFDRLVRLLTTSLRNFTSDNVEVSLDRITSVRFGDYMNSIPLPAVLSVFKAEEWENFGMAVVDSSLIYSMIDVLLGGRRGASQLRIEGRPYTTIETELVKRLVEVVLVDAEQAFRPLSPVTFTIDRLETNPRFAAISRPANAAILVRLRIDMEDRGGNIELLLPYATIEPIRGVLLQMFMGEKFGRDTIWEGHFATEINQAEIAVDAVLYEAEIPLKQLMRLKVGDTLPLDMRADANVTVRCGDVTLTEGRMGRVGDRVAIRVTKPLRKPSTTLAMFEKVDEQNKMMEAP; this is translated from the coding sequence ATGGCAGGCACCGACCAACCAGACCAGGATGCAATTGCCGCCCAATGGGAGGCCTCGCTTGATTCCGAGGATCCCGCCGAGGCCGCGAAGGCTGCTGCCGAAAACGAACTATCCGAGACCATGGCCCTGCAATGGGCGGCCATGGTCGAGGACGGCAGCCGCGATCTCGGCGCCGGCAAGAATTCCGGCGAGCGGGTGCTGTCGCAGGAGGAGATCGACAATCTTCTCGGCTTCGCGGTCGGTGACGTCACGCTCGACGACCATTCCGGCATTCGCGCGATCATCGATTCAGCGATGGTCTCCTACGAGCGTCTGCCGATGCTCGAAATCGTCTTCGACCGCCTGGTGCGGTTGCTGACGACCTCCTTGCGCAATTTCACCTCCGACAACGTCGAAGTCTCGCTCGACCGCATCACCTCGGTGCGCTTCGGCGACTACATGAACTCGATCCCGCTGCCGGCCGTTCTCTCGGTGTTCAAGGCCGAGGAGTGGGAAAACTTCGGCATGGCGGTGGTCGATTCGAGCCTGATCTATTCGATGATCGACGTGCTGCTCGGCGGCCGCCGCGGCGCCAGCCAGCTCCGCATCGAGGGCCGGCCCTACACCACGATCGAGACCGAGCTGGTCAAGCGGCTGGTCGAGGTGGTGCTGGTCGATGCCGAACAGGCGTTCCGGCCGCTGTCGCCGGTGACCTTCACGATCGACCGGCTCGAGACCAATCCGCGTTTCGCCGCGATCAGCCGTCCTGCCAACGCCGCGATCCTGGTGCGCCTGCGCATCGACATGGAAGATCGCGGCGGCAATATCGAGCTGCTGCTGCCCTACGCGACCATCGAGCCGATCCGGGGCGTCCTGCTCCAGATGTTCATGGGCGAAAAATTCGGCCGCGACACGATCTGGGAGGGCCATTTCGCCACCGAGATCAACCAGGCCGAGATCGCGGTCGATGCCGTACTCTACGAGGCCGAAATCCCGCTCAAGCAGCTGATGCGGCTCAAGGTCGGCGACACCCTGCCGCTCGACATGCGCGCGGATGCCAACGTGACCGTGCGTTGCGGCGACGTCACCCTGACCGAGGGGCGGATGGGCCGGGTCGGCGACCGCGTCGCGATACGGGTGACGAAACCCCTGCGCAAGCCAAGTACGACACTTGCGATGTTCGAGAAGGTGGACGAGCAGAACAAGATGATGGAGGCCCCATGA
- the fliL gene encoding flagellar basal body-associated protein FliL, producing the protein MADNEAEGGGAAEGAEAAPPKNKLKLIIMAVGLLAVLGGGAATWFFFFRHGDDEHHAEAAPPPKPPAFVDVPDIMVNLAGAPGERVQYLKLKIVLELKEEKQIEAIKPTMPRITDIFQTYVRELRSSDLNGSAGVFRLKEELTKRVNAAVAPVQVSAVLFKEVVIQ; encoded by the coding sequence ATGGCAGACAATGAAGCGGAAGGCGGCGGAGCCGCCGAAGGCGCGGAAGCCGCCCCGCCGAAGAACAAGCTCAAGCTCATCATCATGGCCGTCGGCCTGCTCGCCGTCCTCGGCGGCGGTGCCGCGACCTGGTTCTTCTTCTTCCGTCATGGCGACGACGAGCATCACGCCGAGGCGGCGCCGCCGCCGAAGCCGCCGGCCTTCGTCGACGTGCCCGACATCATGGTCAACCTCGCCGGCGCGCCCGGTGAGCGCGTGCAATATCTCAAGCTCAAGATCGTGCTGGAGCTCAAGGAAGAGAAGCAGATCGAGGCGATCAAGCCGACGATGCCGCGCATCACCGACATCTTCCAGACCTATGTGCGCGAGCTGCGTTCCTCCGACCTCAACGGGTCCGCCGGCGTCTTCCGCCTCAAGGAAGAGCTGACCAAGCGCGTCAACGCGGCGGTCGCCCCGGTCCAGGTCAGCGCAGTGCTGTTCAAGGAAGTCGTGATCCAGTGA
- a CDS encoding MotE family protein encodes MKSFRNIRVIPVVLVAVAGLATLKVVGLVINGGYVFDYQPSQIKKSWAQENLNFPTGREDPDITGSTHGAPKEAPKPAAPETKPEGTVVKMDEAQPQVSASERAILERLQARRQEIESRQREIDIRENLLKSAEKRIENKVEEMKAVESRISATQAEQKAAEAQRMKGLVTMYEGMKPKDAARVFDRLEMGVLIEIASQIAPRKMSDIMGVMSPEAAERLTVEMARRANGGGDQSAAAGDLPKIDGKPTQKPN; translated from the coding sequence ATGAAATCCTTTCGTAACATCCGCGTCATTCCAGTCGTCCTGGTCGCCGTCGCAGGGCTCGCCACGCTCAAGGTCGTGGGCCTCGTGATCAATGGCGGCTATGTCTTCGACTACCAGCCGAGCCAGATCAAAAAATCCTGGGCGCAGGAGAATCTGAACTTTCCGACGGGGCGGGAAGACCCCGATATCACGGGATCTACCCACGGCGCGCCGAAGGAGGCGCCGAAGCCCGCCGCGCCCGAGACCAAACCCGAGGGCACCGTGGTCAAGATGGACGAGGCCCAGCCGCAGGTCTCGGCCTCCGAGCGCGCGATCCTGGAGCGCTTGCAGGCACGCCGCCAGGAGATCGAGTCCCGCCAGCGCGAGATCGACATCCGCGAGAACCTGCTGAAGTCGGCCGAGAAGCGCATCGAAAACAAGGTCGAGGAGATGAAGGCGGTGGAATCCCGCATCTCCGCGACCCAGGCCGAGCAGAAGGCCGCCGAAGCCCAGCGCATGAAGGGCCTCGTGACCATGTATGAGGGCATGAAGCCCAAGGACGCCGCACGGGTGTTCGACCGGCTCGAGATGGGCGTGCTGATCGAGATCGCCTCGCAGATCGCGCCGCGAAAGATGTCGGACATCATGGGCGTGATGTCGCCGGAGGCCGCCGAGCGGCTGACGGTCGAGATGGCCCGCCGGGCCAATGGCGGCGGCGATCAATCGGCCGCGGCCGGCGATCTCCCCAAGATCGACGGCAAGCCGACGCAAAAGCCGAATTGA
- a CDS encoding DUF6468 domain-containing protein has protein sequence MNHSLGMAIETLVAILLMLTIVYCVMLNKRLTRLKADEHSLKAVIGELITATEIAERAIGGLKLAVRDVNENLGSQLAAATQMSDQLYKQLGEADNVVRRLSKIAIAARPAASPEAAAVPAAKPSSAKAVAAAAEAFSERRRSNGLAA, from the coding sequence ATGAACCACTCCCTGGGAATGGCGATCGAGACGCTGGTGGCTATCCTGCTGATGCTGACCATCGTTTACTGTGTCATGCTCAACAAGCGGCTGACGCGGCTGAAGGCGGACGAGCATTCGCTGAAGGCGGTCATCGGCGAGCTGATCACCGCCACCGAGATCGCCGAGCGCGCGATCGGCGGGCTGAAGCTCGCGGTGCGCGACGTCAACGAGAACCTCGGCAGCCAGCTTGCGGCGGCGACGCAGATGTCGGACCAGCTCTACAAGCAGCTCGGCGAAGCCGACAACGTCGTGCGGCGCCTGTCCAAGATCGCGATCGCCGCGCGCCCTGCGGCGAGCCCGGAAGCGGCCGCGGTGCCCGCGGCCAAGCCCTCATCGGCGAAGGCGGTGGCGGCTGCGGCCGAAGCCTTCTCCGAGCGACGACGATCCAACGGCCTTGCGGCATAA
- the flgH gene encoding flagellar basal body L-ring protein FlgH has protein sequence MSRLSSASRLRRVAISGLLLAVCALASGCSSIDRLSQIGEQPKLSAIDNPTTQPGYKPVQMPMPKPEVASYNPNSLWRNGSRAFFKDQRATHVGDLLTVTVNITDKANIANETQRSRTAKEDSGITDFIGSKTVTQPLKILPGRLLTTDSTSSADGKGSVNRTEALQTNVAAVVTQVLPNGNLVVEGKQEIRVNYEIRELIVAGIVRPEDIQSDNTIDSSKIAQARIAYGGRGQITDVQQPRYGQQVMDVLLPF, from the coding sequence ATGTCCAGGTTGAGTTCGGCTTCCCGTCTTCGTCGCGTCGCGATCTCTGGTCTGCTGCTGGCAGTTTGCGCGCTGGCGAGCGGCTGCTCCTCGATCGACCGCCTGTCGCAGATCGGCGAGCAACCGAAATTGTCGGCGATCGACAATCCGACGACGCAGCCCGGCTACAAGCCGGTGCAGATGCCGATGCCGAAGCCGGAAGTCGCCTCCTACAATCCGAACTCATTGTGGCGCAACGGCAGCCGCGCCTTCTTCAAGGACCAGCGCGCGACCCATGTCGGCGACCTCCTGACTGTGACCGTGAACATCACCGACAAGGCCAACATCGCCAACGAGACCCAGCGCAGCCGAACCGCCAAGGAGGATTCGGGGATTACCGATTTCATCGGCAGCAAGACGGTCACGCAGCCGCTCAAGATCCTGCCCGGCCGCCTTCTCACCACCGACTCGACATCCTCCGCCGACGGCAAGGGCTCGGTCAATCGCACGGAGGCCTTGCAGACCAACGTCGCCGCGGTCGTGACCCAGGTGCTGCCGAACGGCAACCTCGTCGTCGAAGGCAAGCAGGAGATCCGCGTCAACTACGAGATCCGCGAACTCATCGTCGCCGGCATCGTCCGCCCCGAAGACATCCAGAGCGACAACACCATCGATTCCAGCAAGATCGCACAGGCCCGCATCGCCTATGGCGGCCGCGGCCAGATCACGGACGTGCAGCAGCCGCGCTACGGTCAGCAGGTCATGGACGTGCTGTTGCCCTTCTAA
- the flgF gene encoding flagellar basal-body rod protein FlgF, with the protein MQNALLIGLSRQMTLERQMDVIANNVANANTNGFKADHSLFEEFLNSNAREDNFIASDRRVSYVQDRGTFRDVGQGPMEPTNNPLDMAIDGNAFFAVQANGGERYTRDGKFSLNSTGQLVTSDGNLVLGTGGPITFQPTDHDINVAPDGTVTVLEGTAKTDSIRGKIRMAAFDDAAKLTKLGANLYDVGSATPQAITRSTVRQGYIEKSNVNSVGEMSRMVEVMRSYTAIANLLQQQSDLHKSAIEKLADVPA; encoded by the coding sequence ATGCAGAACGCGCTTCTGATCGGCTTGTCACGGCAGATGACGTTGGAACGGCAGATGGATGTCATCGCCAACAACGTCGCCAATGCCAACACCAACGGCTTCAAGGCCGACCATTCGCTGTTCGAGGAGTTTCTCAACTCGAACGCGCGTGAGGACAATTTCATCGCGTCCGACCGCCGGGTCTCCTATGTGCAGGACCGCGGCACCTTCCGCGACGTCGGCCAGGGGCCGATGGAGCCGACCAACAACCCGCTCGACATGGCGATCGACGGCAACGCGTTCTTCGCGGTGCAGGCCAATGGCGGCGAACGCTACACCCGCGACGGCAAATTCTCGCTCAATAGCACCGGCCAGCTCGTCACCTCCGACGGCAACCTCGTGCTCGGCACCGGCGGCCCGATCACCTTCCAGCCCACCGACCACGACATCAATGTCGCGCCCGACGGCACCGTCACGGTGCTCGAGGGCACCGCCAAGACCGACTCGATCCGCGGCAAGATCCGCATGGCTGCGTTCGACGATGCGGCGAAGCTGACCAAGCTCGGCGCGAACCTCTATGACGTCGGCTCCGCGACCCCGCAGGCCATCACCAGGTCGACCGTGCGCCAGGGCTACATCGAGAAGTCCAATGTGAACTCGGTCGGCGAGATGAGCCGCATGGTCGAAGTCATGCGCAGCTACACCGCCATCGCCAACCTGCTCCAGCAGCAGAGCGACCTCCACAAATCGGCGATCGAGAAGCTCGCCGACGTTCCGGCCTGA
- a CDS encoding VCBS domain-containing protein: MAVTSTAEHGGEREAAAGLHRRVKTAKSNPPDVPAIQSHERASAGRFGMLSLTALLFSMIKEVRAADPNATFLDDDTITYKDFAHGTFELTTKESIPRHIIVEDPGQTVVLSKVGSGLTVNQLDNSATRMEELRVAQQEALENFSKGFGKNGSGTPLFVESLPLEPINFIAPAAPSALLPLQPIIVTVPDIITPVRTPPILNVQAGPLELDTVAFDVFAATRGTFSASSSSAALTFGISGGATGATALEGAIYDVSKTSSYGTLYLNSSTGAYAFVPNSGAINALKTPTTDSFVITVSDGSLSAQQAFTININGADDAAIISGTTTGLSIESGGVANAPSGPPVTTGPPVTTGKLSDIDVDDPANTFAAVNSPTKSAHGYGTFTMTADGVWSYTLDQSNSAVQALNVGKTLTDTFTVTSIGGTPQLITITINGSNDAAIISGTTTGTVTEAACWRPGTPIATGKLADTDVDNTPDSFTPVTSPRASDHGYGCFRMTADGVWTYTLDDTNCAVQALNAHDTLTDTFTVTTVDGTAQVVTITIHGTNDPAIIHGCITGSVTEPDCREHGKPTASGRLTDTDVDNAPNTFTPVTCATRSAGGYGTFTMTAAGVWTYTLDTANCAVQALPSCETLTDTFTVTTIDGTEQTIAITIHGADDRDHFGHAAALNAADPPHATAPPEDNAAARAFAAGPTMAAGTHDANTDGIGASGESPDHGKIGTNGGRDTSHDGHEQTLLAGGSRDDHFVFASTSNSSAARPDIISGFKADSERGDLIALGALTLSVLALDPSSTTVPAHTIAWLYDSSANQTIVYVNPTDQSLSIGDSSLVEVHLDGFSTVQTSDFMLALETSGHAMAAEPANLETGADNDATVSPTTVTSLSSGETVHERAALIDGDGPGQAAKASGCRLDVDCERVVRVGHTQFVQPDDANTRSDAPTGENVASAVSHVQPVNQLHPTAVAENRFVFDKLTPFDNGKGIAPAPESVAAKDSGPVTPSTVDPSMESGPDSIETSHHENHLREHHHGDPIAENGLPRVASVHLGDSFHFKQHGSDGSGDIAPAPWHAAVEPYAIKDGALHGHHSELSAGWDDPSDPSDHHEHAGVVHGFRAASMPDPSPPHIDPAHGAGSAHAHVPHDLIV; this comes from the coding sequence ATGGCCGTCACGTCCACTGCAGAGCACGGGGGCGAGCGCGAAGCCGCTGCGGGCCTGCATCGCCGCGTGAAGACGGCGAAGAGCAATCCTCCTGATGTACCCGCTATTCAATCTCATGAGCGAGCCTCTGCCGGCCGTTTCGGGATGCTGTCGCTCACGGCATTGCTCTTCTCGATGATCAAAGAGGTCAGGGCCGCAGACCCGAACGCAACGTTCCTGGACGACGATACGATTACATACAAGGACTTTGCACACGGCACGTTCGAGCTCACGACCAAGGAATCAATCCCGCGGCACATCATCGTCGAGGACCCCGGACAAACGGTCGTGCTGAGCAAGGTCGGCTCCGGGCTTACCGTGAATCAGCTCGACAACAGCGCGACCCGCATGGAGGAGCTGCGGGTGGCCCAGCAGGAGGCGCTCGAAAATTTCTCGAAGGGATTTGGCAAGAACGGGTCCGGCACGCCTCTGTTCGTCGAATCTCTGCCGCTGGAGCCGATCAATTTCATAGCGCCCGCGGCGCCAAGCGCACTGCTGCCGTTGCAGCCGATCATCGTCACGGTGCCCGACATCATCACGCCCGTGCGGACGCCGCCGATCTTGAATGTGCAGGCGGGCCCGCTTGAACTCGACACGGTCGCGTTCGACGTCTTCGCCGCAACGAGGGGAACCTTCAGCGCCAGCAGCTCCAGCGCCGCGCTGACTTTCGGCATCAGCGGAGGCGCTACGGGCGCTACCGCGCTGGAGGGAGCGATCTACGACGTATCGAAGACCAGCTCTTATGGCACGCTTTATCTGAACAGCTCGACTGGCGCCTATGCCTTCGTTCCCAACAGTGGCGCGATCAACGCGCTGAAGACGCCGACCACCGATAGCTTTGTGATCACCGTGTCCGACGGGTCGCTTTCGGCTCAACAGGCCTTCACGATCAACATCAACGGAGCCGACGACGCGGCGATCATCTCCGGCACGACGACCGGCTTGTCAATCGAATCCGGCGGCGTCGCCAATGCCCCATCCGGCCCACCTGTCACAACCGGCCCACCCGTCACAACCGGCAAGCTTTCGGATATCGACGTCGACGACCCCGCCAACACTTTCGCGGCTGTCAATTCCCCGACGAAGAGTGCGCACGGCTACGGCACTTTTACGATGACCGCCGACGGCGTCTGGAGCTACACGCTCGATCAATCCAACAGCGCAGTGCAGGCTCTGAACGTCGGCAAGACGCTGACAGACACCTTCACGGTGACCAGCATCGGCGGCACCCCGCAGTTGATTACCATCACGATCAACGGCTCCAACGACGCTGCCATCATTTCCGGGACGACGACCGGCACCGTGACGGAAGCCGCGTGTTGGAGGCCCGGGACTCCGATCGCGACCGGCAAGCTTGCAGATACGGATGTCGACAATACTCCCGACAGCTTCACGCCGGTGACCTCGCCCAGGGCGAGCGACCACGGTTACGGCTGCTTCCGGATGACGGCTGACGGCGTCTGGACCTACACGCTCGATGACACCAATTGCGCCGTCCAGGCGCTGAACGCCCACGACACCCTGACCGACACCTTCACCGTGACCACCGTCGACGGCACCGCGCAGGTGGTGACGATCACCATCCACGGCACGAACGATCCGGCCATTATCCACGGCTGCATCACTGGCTCGGTGACCGAGCCCGATTGCAGGGAACACGGCAAGCCGACGGCGAGCGGCAGACTGACTGACACCGACGTCGACAACGCGCCGAATACATTCACGCCGGTCACTTGTGCGACACGGAGCGCGGGCGGCTACGGCACTTTCACAATGACCGCCGCCGGTGTGTGGACCTACACGCTCGACACCGCCAACTGTGCCGTGCAGGCGCTTCCTTCCTGCGAGACTTTGACCGACACCTTCACGGTCACGACCATCGATGGGACGGAACAGACCATAGCCATCACAATCCACGGCGCCGACGATCGCGACCATTTCGGCCACGCGGCAGCTCTCAATGCCGCCGATCCGCCCCACGCCACCGCGCCGCCCGAAGACAATGCGGCTGCGAGAGCCTTTGCCGCCGGTCCGACGATGGCTGCGGGCACCCATGACGCGAACACGGATGGCATCGGCGCCTCCGGCGAAAGTCCGGATCATGGCAAGATCGGCACAAACGGCGGTCGCGACACCTCTCATGACGGGCACGAACAGACCCTTCTTGCCGGCGGCTCCAGAGACGATCATTTCGTCTTTGCCTCGACGTCGAATTCCAGTGCAGCGCGCCCTGATATCATCTCTGGTTTCAAGGCAGACTCTGAGCGGGGCGACCTGATAGCGCTCGGCGCGCTCACTCTCTCCGTTCTGGCACTCGACCCCTCCAGCACGACGGTGCCCGCACATACGATCGCCTGGCTCTACGACAGCTCGGCGAACCAGACCATCGTTTACGTCAATCCGACGGATCAAAGCCTGAGCATCGGCGATTCCAGCCTGGTGGAAGTCCATCTCGATGGCTTCTCCACCGTCCAGACGTCGGATTTCATGCTCGCGCTGGAAACGTCGGGTCATGCGATGGCAGCCGAGCCGGCCAATCTCGAAACGGGCGCGGACAACGACGCGACCGTTAGCCCGACGACGGTGACCAGCCTCTCATCAGGCGAAACCGTCCATGAGCGAGCCGCCCTGATCGACGGAGACGGGCCCGGGCAAGCTGCGAAGGCGAGCGGGTGCAGGTTAGATGTCGATTGCGAACGGGTTGTCCGGGTCGGGCACACCCAGTTCGTTCAGCCCGACGATGCGAACACGCGATCGGACGCGCCAACCGGCGAGAACGTGGCCTCCGCGGTGAGCCACGTGCAGCCCGTCAACCAGCTTCATCCCACGGCAGTCGCGGAGAATAGGTTCGTATTCGACAAGTTGACACCGTTCGACAACGGCAAGGGGATCGCGCCCGCTCCAGAGAGCGTGGCCGCCAAGGACAGCGGCCCGGTCACGCCGTCCACGGTCGACCCAAGCATGGAGTCCGGCCCAGACTCCATCGAGACGTCACACCACGAAAATCACTTGCGCGAGCATCATCATGGGGACCCGATAGCCGAGAACGGCCTTCCTCGAGTTGCTTCGGTTCACCTCGGGGACTCATTTCATTTCAAGCAGCACGGCTCTGACGGTTCGGGTGACATTGCGCCCGCGCCCTGGCACGCGGCGGTCGAACCCTACGCCATCAAGGATGGCGCTTTGCATGGCCACCATTCAGAGCTCAGCGCAGGATGGGACGATCCTTCGGACCCGTCCGATCATCACGAACATGCTGGCGTCGTCCACGGATTCAGGGCGGCGTCGATGCCTGATCCATCCCCGCCGCATATTGATCCGGCTCACGGCGCAGGCTCAGCTCACGCCCACGTGCCGCACGATCTGATCGTGTGA
- the flgA gene encoding flagellar basal body P-ring formation chaperone FlgA — MIRTTLATISALLLLAPPAQAADDFIAAPTLRASVTVTSDVVRVGDLIDNAGSTALIPVYRSPDLGTTGALPVAHVLSVLRAKQVIGVMTGDIKEVQVTRLARTLANKDLETAVASALERRFGLGEAANIAVTFDRGVADMRLDASNTGALQPVATRYDARNGRFDIAFEINNDNNAAPTKLRFTGTAIETVEVAVLTRDIDRADLLKSSDIALERRPKAEVTGEAASRERTLGMQLRRPMRAGTPIRVADIVKPDFVSRDQSVTVIYQVPGIYLTTRGKALESGAEGDTVSVLNLQTKRTLAGIVTGRGQVTIQGASQSAPMAPAVEQTSSLKRDETPTPAAAAAALAQSLVQAPASPAQAAQAQIAQAHIPQVRVPQAPAKSE, encoded by the coding sequence ATGATCCGCACCACCCTCGCCACGATCTCCGCTCTCCTGCTGCTGGCGCCGCCGGCGCAGGCCGCCGACGATTTCATCGCAGCGCCGACGCTGCGCGCGAGCGTCACCGTGACCTCGGACGTGGTGCGGGTCGGCGATCTCATCGACAATGCCGGCTCAACCGCGCTGATCCCGGTCTACCGCTCGCCCGATCTCGGCACCACCGGCGCGCTGCCGGTCGCGCATGTGCTGTCGGTGCTGCGCGCAAAGCAGGTGATCGGCGTAATGACCGGCGACATCAAGGAAGTCCAGGTCACCCGCCTCGCCCGCACGCTCGCCAACAAGGACCTCGAAACCGCGGTGGCCTCGGCGCTCGAGCGCCGCTTCGGCCTTGGGGAAGCCGCCAACATCGCCGTCACGTTCGACCGCGGCGTCGCCGACATGCGGCTCGACGCCTCCAACACCGGTGCGCTCCAGCCAGTCGCAACCCGCTATGACGCCCGCAACGGCCGTTTCGACATCGCCTTCGAGATCAACAACGACAACAATGCGGCGCCGACCAAGCTGCGCTTCACCGGCACCGCGATCGAGACGGTGGAAGTGGCCGTGCTGACGCGCGACATCGACCGCGCCGATCTCCTGAAGTCCTCCGACATCGCGCTCGAGCGCCGGCCGAAGGCAGAGGTCACCGGTGAGGCCGCCTCGCGCGAGCGCACGCTCGGCATGCAGCTCCGCCGGCCGATGCGGGCGGGTACGCCGATCCGCGTCGCCGACATCGTCAAGCCGGACTTCGTGTCGCGCGACCAGAGCGTCACCGTCATCTACCAGGTCCCCGGGATCTACCTCACCACGCGCGGCAAGGCGCTCGAAAGCGGCGCCGAGGGCGACACCGTGAGCGTGCTCAATCTCCAGACCAAGCGCACGCTGGCAGGCATTGTCACCGGTCGCGGCCAGGTGACGATCCAGGGCGCGAGCCAGTCCGCGCCGATGGCGCCCGCGGTCGAGCAGACCTCCTCGCTCAAGCGCGACGAAACGCCCACCCCCGCGGCCGCTGCTGCAGCGCTCGCCCAGAGCCTGGTCCAGGCCCCCGCGTCTCCAGCCCAAGCCGCTCAAGCTCAGATCGCCCAAGCCCATATTCCGCAAGTTCGCGTCCCGCAAGCTCCAGCCAAGTCAGAGTAA
- a CDS encoding FecR family protein, translated as MLEDHIFEKEEAMGTRAAIVLVAGLVLALAASSPRPVQAQDDSPRRAVLDSSSKPIGKVVTADGSVIIEHAGAAIVQANVGAESIQTKVGDPVYLGDVVRTGADSRVGINFVDGTSFNLSSNARMTLDEYVYEPGGKSNSTAFNLTKGTFVFVAGQVAKTGDMKIETPVATMGIRGTTPHVEISDDGTTRFSTLIEEGKTKYTKKPGAAGPRQPEQRAEQRLNLNICRGC; from the coding sequence ATGCTCGAGGATCATATCTTCGAAAAGGAGGAAGCCATGGGCACTCGTGCAGCGATTGTTCTCGTGGCAGGTCTCGTCCTTGCGCTGGCCGCTTCGTCACCCCGCCCGGTTCAGGCGCAGGACGATTCTCCGCGGCGTGCCGTGCTGGACTCGTCGTCAAAGCCAATCGGGAAAGTTGTGACAGCCGATGGCTCGGTCATCATCGAGCATGCGGGCGCCGCCATTGTCCAGGCAAACGTCGGGGCCGAATCCATCCAGACGAAAGTCGGTGATCCCGTCTATTTGGGCGATGTGGTTCGAACCGGTGCCGACAGTCGGGTCGGCATCAATTTCGTCGATGGAACTTCGTTCAACTTGTCGAGCAACGCCCGCATGACATTGGACGAATACGTCTACGAGCCGGGTGGAAAGTCCAATTCGACAGCCTTCAACCTGACCAAGGGTACGTTCGTTTTTGTTGCCGGCCAGGTTGCGAAGACCGGTGACATGAAGATCGAAACGCCGGTCGCGACGATGGGCATTCGAGGCACTACACCTCACGTCGAAATCTCGGACGACGGAACCACCAGGTTTTCCACTCTGATCGAAGAGGGCAAGACCAAATATACGAAGAAGCCCGGCGCAGCGGGGCCACGCCAACCCGAGCAAAGGGCCGAGCAAAGGCTCAATCTGAACATCTGTCGCGGCTGCTAG
- the flgG gene encoding flagellar basal-body rod protein FlgG: MQALHTAATGMAAQELNVQVISNNIANLRTTGFKKQTAAFQDLIYEHVRRVGAQASDQGTIVPVGVDIGGGVKTVGTPRSMTQGTLSQTGNDLDLAISGEGFFKILMPDGTFQYTRDGTFQMDNQGRVVTAQGNPVQPTISIPNNASGLAVNEQGQVSVTLPGSSTSAVQGQIGVTRFINKAGLQPVGNNQFVETPSSGPPQDGTANSEGYGKVTQGSLEQANVDVVSEMSDLIAAQRAYEMNAKVISAADQMMQSTTALFR, translated from the coding sequence ATGCAAGCGCTCCACACCGCTGCGACCGGAATGGCGGCCCAGGAACTCAACGTCCAGGTCATCTCCAACAACATCGCCAACCTGCGCACCACCGGTTTCAAGAAGCAGACGGCGGCGTTCCAGGACCTGATCTACGAGCACGTCCGCCGCGTCGGCGCGCAGGCCTCGGACCAGGGCACCATCGTGCCCGTCGGCGTCGACATCGGCGGCGGCGTCAAGACCGTCGGCACGCCGCGCAGCATGACGCAGGGCACGCTGTCGCAGACCGGCAACGACCTCGACCTCGCGATCTCGGGCGAAGGCTTCTTCAAGATCCTGATGCCCGACGGCACCTTCCAGTACACCCGCGACGGCACCTTCCAGATGGACAACCAGGGCCGCGTCGTCACCGCGCAGGGCAACCCGGTGCAGCCGACCATCAGCATCCCGAACAACGCCTCCGGCCTCGCCGTCAACGAGCAGGGCCAGGTCTCGGTGACGCTGCCGGGTTCGTCGACGTCGGCCGTTCAGGGCCAGATTGGCGTGACCCGCTTCATCAACAAGGCGGGCCTCCAGCCCGTCGGCAACAATCAGTTCGTCGAGACGCCCTCTTCCGGCCCGCCGCAGGACGGCACCGCGAACTCCGAAGGCTACGGCAAGGTCACGCAGGGCAGCCTGGAGCAGGCCAATGTCGACGTCGTCTCGGAGATGAGCGACCTGATCGCCGCGCAGCGCGCCTACGAGATGAACGCCAAGGTCATCAGCGCCGCCGACCAGATGATGCAATCGACCACGGCGCTGTTCCGCTGA